In Sesamum indicum cultivar Zhongzhi No. 13 unplaced genomic scaffold, S_indicum_v1.0 scaffold00378, whole genome shotgun sequence, the genomic window tgctgatcatactaattgttcatatgcacGAACGTACATAattgatcatactaattgttcatatgcagTAGGTTTCAGATCTATGTTTTCTTTGCAAATGAAACGAGCCACCATGTTCGTACTCGGCTCCAACACCAATTTCTCCCATGCTTCATTGGCATCTCCATCACATCGAAGGAATACCTCTGTGGCGTTCAACTGATAGATCTGCCACCCAaattcctccctcatcctcaAGATCTTTCCAACTTGATGGCA contains:
- the LOC105180170 gene encoding adenylate isopentenyltransferase 5, chloroplastic-like → MVDSGLVEEGKAFLYPKIRNYDYGFSRAIGVSEMDEFFRSEGLVDGETRAKLLKADIDEITMNTCKLACHQVGKILRMREEFGWQIYQLNATEVFLRCDGDANEAWEKLVLEPSTNMVARFICKENIDLKPTAYEQLV